Within Enterobacter sp. RHBSTW-00175, the genomic segment CTCCGCGTTTCGACGTCATTAACGATAGCCACTATCGTCCGGCATTTGATGAAGCTATGCGCCAGAAGCGCGCCGACATTGATGCCATCATTGCGCAAACAACACCACCCGATTTCACCAACACCGTGCTGGCGCTGGAAAAAAGCGGCGCCATGCTGTCGCGCGTCAATAGCGTGTTTTTCGCCATGACGTCGGCGCACACCAATGATTATTTACAGGAGCTGGACGAGGCGTTTTCAACCGAGCTGGCAGGGCTTGCCAACGATATCTGGCTGAACGAAACGCTCTTTTCCCGCGTAGAAGCCGTCTGGCAGGAAAGAGCAACGCTGGATGCGGAATCCCGCCGTCTGGTGGAAGAAACCCATCAGCACTTTGTGCTGGCAGGTGCGCGCCTGAACGCTGGCGAAAAAGCTGAACTGAAATCCCTGAACACCGAGTCCGCCTCTCTGACAAGCCAGTTTAACCAGCGCCTGCTGGCGGCGGATAAAACGGGTGGGCTGGTGGTGGATTATGTTCACCAGCTTGAAGGCCTCAGTGCCGATGAAATTGCGACTGCCGCCCAGGCAGCGGCTGAAAAGGGGCTGAACGATCGCTGGCTTATCCCGTTGCTTAATACCACGCAACAGCCTGCGCTTTCGGCACTCGAAAACCGTCAGACGCGTGAAAACCTGTTCAAAGCTGGTTGGCTGCGCACTCAGAAGGGTGATGAAAATGATACCCGCGAACTGATACTACGCCTGGCAGCATTACGTGCGCGTCAGGCCCAGCTGTTAGGATTCGAAAGCTACGCAAGCTGGAGCACCGCCGATCAAATGGCCAAAACACCTGACGCCGCGCTTACGTTTATGCGCGGTATTGTCCCGGCGGCGCGTGGCCGGGCGGAACAGGAGCTGGCGGATATCCAGAAAGTGATCGACGACGAACAAGGCGGATTCACCGCGCAGGCCTGGGACTGGTCGCTTTACGCTGAGCGCGTGCGCTTAGGGAAATACGCCCTCGATGAGTCGCAAATTAAACCTTACTTTGCGCTCAATAACGTGCTGCAAGATGGCGTGTTCTGGGCCGCCAGCCAGCTGTTTGGCATTAGTTTCGTCGAGCGTTTTGATATTCCGGCATATCACCCGGATGTCCGTGTGTGGGAAATATTCGACCACACAGGCGAAGGGATGGCGTTGTTCTATGGTGATTTCTTTGCCCGTGACTCAAAAGGCGGCGGGGCGTGGATGGGCAATTTCGTGGAGCAATCTTACGAATTCGCCGCGCGTCCGGTTATTTATAACGTCTGCAATTATCAAAAACCGGCTAACGGGCAAACGGTGCTGATCTCCTGGGATGATGTGGTCACGCTGTTCCACGAATTTGGTCATACCCTGCATGGCCTGTTTGCCAGCCAGCGCTACGCCACGCTTTCCGGCACCAATACGCCGCGTGATTTTGTAGAATTCCCGTCGCAAATTAACGAACACTGGGCCAGCCATCCGCAGGTGTTTGCCCATTATGCGCGGCATTACGAAACGGGCGAACCGATGCCGGAAGCGCTGCGTGATAAGATGTTAAATGCTACCCAGTTCAATAAAGGCTACGACATGACGGAGCTGCTGAGTGCCGCGTTGCTCGACATGAACTGGCATGGGATTGCTGAACCGGTGGAAGATGTTGATACGTTTGAATCTGCCGCGCTTAAAAAAGAAGGCCTGGATCTTCATGCTGTTCCCCCGCGTTATCGCAGCAGCTATTTCGCCCATATTTTTGGTGGCGGTTACGCGGCAGGGTATTACGCGTATCTGTGGACGCAAATGCTGGCGGACGATGGCTATCAGTGGTTTGTTGAGCAGGGCGGGTTAACGCGTGAAAACGGGCAGATATTCCGTGACGCAATTTTATCGCGAGGCAACAGCAGTGACCTGGAAGCGCTGTACCGTGACTGGCGCGGGCACAATCCAAAGATTGAGCCGATGTTGAAGAATCGTGGGTTGAGTTAAGGGGGGCAGTGCACCGCCACCACCCTGGCTCCCGGCAAGAAAAACGGCAACCCGAAGGTTGCCGTTTGTTTATTTCTCGCCGTCACTACCCGGCATCACACCTTTACGCCAGTTCGTTAGGGCAGGCTTCACCCTTTTCCAGCTGCTGCAAATTACCCAGCGTGGTTTCTGAAATGCTGATTAACGCTTCGGCAGTCAGGAACGCCTGGTGACCGGTGAACAACACGTTATGACAGGCGGACAGACGACGGAACACGTCATCCTGGATAACGTCGTTAGACTTGTCTTCAAAGAACAGGTCACGTTCATTCTCATACACGTCCATACCCAGCGCGCCAATTTTCTGGGTTTTCAACGCTTCGATAGCCGCCTGCGAGTCAATCAGACCACCACGGCTGGTGTTGATGATCATCACGCCGTCTTTCATCTGGTCAAACGCCGTCTGGTTGAGCAGGTGATAGTTTTCCGGCGTCAGCGGACAGTGCAGGGAAATCACGTCAGACTGGGAAAAGAGCGTTTGCAGATCGACATATTCCACGCCCAGCTCCAGCGCGGCTGCACTTGGATACGGATCAAATGCCAGCAGACGCATACCAAAGCCTTTCAGAATGCGCAGGGTAGCAATGCCGATTTTACCGGTGCCAATCACGCCAGCGGTTTTGCCGTACATGGTGAAACCGGTCAGGCCTTCAAGAGAGAAGTTCGCATCACGGGTACGCTGATACGCGCGGTGAATGCGACGGTTCAGCGACATCATCATCCCGATAGCGTGTTCAGCGACCGCTTCAGGTGAGTAAGCCGGAACGCGAACGACCTTCAGGCCCAGTTCTTTAGCGGCATCAAGGTCAACGTTGTTAAAGCCCGCGCAGCGCAGGGCGATATACTTCACGCCATGTCTTTTCAGCTCTTCCAGAACAGGGCGGCTACCGTCGTCGTTCACAAAGATACAGACACCTTCACAGCCGTGAGCCGTTTTGGCCGTTTTTTCAGTCAGCAGAAAGTCGAAAAATTCAAGTTCGAATCCGTAAGCCTCGTTAACATGTTGCAGATACTTTTTATCGTACTGCTTTGTGCTATATACCGCGAGTTTCATAAGACTTTCTCCAGTGATTTTGCATTCACGTTAGCATGAT encodes:
- the dcp gene encoding peptidyl-dipeptidase Dcp, which encodes MSASNPFFEISLLPYQAPRFDVINDSHYRPAFDEAMRQKRADIDAIIAQTTPPDFTNTVLALEKSGAMLSRVNSVFFAMTSAHTNDYLQELDEAFSTELAGLANDIWLNETLFSRVEAVWQERATLDAESRRLVEETHQHFVLAGARLNAGEKAELKSLNTESASLTSQFNQRLLAADKTGGLVVDYVHQLEGLSADEIATAAQAAAEKGLNDRWLIPLLNTTQQPALSALENRQTRENLFKAGWLRTQKGDENDTRELILRLAALRARQAQLLGFESYASWSTADQMAKTPDAALTFMRGIVPAARGRAEQELADIQKVIDDEQGGFTAQAWDWSLYAERVRLGKYALDESQIKPYFALNNVLQDGVFWAASQLFGISFVERFDIPAYHPDVRVWEIFDHTGEGMALFYGDFFARDSKGGGAWMGNFVEQSYEFAARPVIYNVCNYQKPANGQTVLISWDDVVTLFHEFGHTLHGLFASQRYATLSGTNTPRDFVEFPSQINEHWASHPQVFAHYARHYETGEPMPEALRDKMLNATQFNKGYDMTELLSAALLDMNWHGIAEPVEDVDTFESAALKKEGLDLHAVPPRYRSSYFAHIFGGGYAAGYYAYLWTQMLADDGYQWFVEQGGLTRENGQIFRDAILSRGNSSDLEALYRDWRGHNPKIEPMLKNRGLS
- a CDS encoding 2-hydroxyacid dehydrogenase, producing MKLAVYSTKQYDKKYLQHVNEAYGFELEFFDFLLTEKTAKTAHGCEGVCIFVNDDGSRPVLEELKRHGVKYIALRCAGFNNVDLDAAKELGLKVVRVPAYSPEAVAEHAIGMMMSLNRRIHRAYQRTRDANFSLEGLTGFTMYGKTAGVIGTGKIGIATLRILKGFGMRLLAFDPYPSAAALELGVEYVDLQTLFSQSDVISLHCPLTPENYHLLNQTAFDQMKDGVMIINTSRGGLIDSQAAIEALKTQKIGALGMDVYENERDLFFEDKSNDVIQDDVFRRLSACHNVLFTGHQAFLTAEALISISETTLGNLQQLEKGEACPNELA